In the genome of Candidatus Neomarinimicrobiota bacterium, one region contains:
- a CDS encoding DUF5808 domain-containing protein: MEGTYLAILAIATVLLALHYDASRNWIGGILYVNALDPSIWVERRDGLGFTLNFGQWMAWLWLALLLSIPGFISLLSIFFSNS, from the coding sequence GTGGAAGGGACCTACCTGGCGATACTTGCCATTGCCACGGTGCTATTGGCGCTGCACTACGATGCCTCCCGTAATTGGATAGGGGGAATCTTATACGTAAACGCGCTGGACCCCTCCATCTGGGTGGAGCGCAGGGATGGGTTGGGCTTTACACTGAATTTCGGTCAATGGATGGCCTGGTTGTGGCTGGCGCTCCTGCTATCTATCCCAGGCTTCATCAGTCTGCTTTCGATATTCTTCAGCAATAGTTAA